The following coding sequences are from one Vulpes vulpes isolate BD-2025 chromosome 12, VulVul3, whole genome shotgun sequence window:
- the TAL2 gene encoding T-cell acute lymphocytic leukemia protein 2: MLECRPRGRVEAGSPVGRARSNRLCAVPGSPCFPAPGAPGPLGGSLVLRAREGRGRGAGRRAGPEGPGDKGPRPIKAAAAAEAEAEAEAAAEEAAAEEAEEAEARVRARAHTASEAAAPGSARRTSNMTRKIFTNTRERWRQQNVNSAFAKLRKLIPTHPPDKKLSKNETLRLAMRYINFLVKVLGEQTLQQTGVAAQGNILGLFPQGSHLPDRTLLGDYQVPSLDPSPNVV, encoded by the exons ATGCTGGAGTGTAGACCGAGGGGCAGGGTGGAGGCGGGAAGCCCCGTGGGCAGGGCGCGGAGTAACCGGCTCTGCGCCGTGCCGGGGTCGCCGTGCTTCCCGGCCCCTGGCGCCCCTGGCCCTCTCGGCGGGAGCCTCGTCCTGCGGGCGCGGGAGGGGcgcgggaggggcgcggggcggcgggcaggCCCCGAGGGGCCCGGAGACAAAGGGCCGCGGCCTAtaaaggcggcggcggcggcggaggcggaggcggaggcggaggcggcggcggaggaggcggcggcggaggaggcggaggaggcggaggcgCGCGTCCGGGCGAGGGCGCACACGGCCAGCGAGGCGGCGGCTCCCGGCTCCGCGAGGAG GACCTCAAACATGACCAGGAAGATCTTCACCAACACCAGGGAGCGGTGGAGGCAGCAGAATGTCAACAGTGCCTTTGCCAAGCTGAGGAAGCTCATCCCCACTCACCCTCCAGACAAAAAGCTAAGCAAAAATGAAACACTTCGCCTGGCAATGAGATATATCAACTTCCTGGTCAAGGTTTTAGGGGAGCAAACCCTGCAGCAAACGGGAGTGGCTGCTCAGGGAAACATTCTGGGACTCTTCCCCCAAGGATCCCATCTGCCGGACAGGACTCTCCTTGGTGACTACCAGGTTCCTTCACTTGACCCAAGCCCCAACGTTGTGTAG